The following proteins are encoded in a genomic region of Cyclonatronum proteinivorum:
- a CDS encoding DUF4174 domain-containing protein: MLQFITMIFTTFFLGLFFAFADTPKSDSCEAVQDVTLEEFRWKYRLIVLTAPSASDHSFQQQLQQLIAEDAGLAERELRILALFQKGCSMLDEQEISSESASRVARQLEAGLSSFSFRLIGKDGGVKAFSDEMVSPEWLFGIIDRMPMRQREIRNR; this comes from the coding sequence ATGCTACAGTTTATCACGATGATCTTTACAACATTCTTCTTAGGGCTGTTCTTTGCGTTTGCGGATACTCCAAAGTCAGACAGCTGTGAGGCGGTGCAGGATGTCACCCTTGAGGAGTTTCGCTGGAAATACCGCCTGATTGTTTTAACTGCACCCTCGGCTTCTGACCACAGCTTTCAACAACAACTACAGCAGCTTATAGCGGAAGACGCCGGACTTGCTGAACGCGAGCTGCGCATTCTTGCCCTCTTTCAGAAGGGCTGTAGTATGCTTGATGAACAGGAAATATCTTCAGAATCAGCCTCCCGTGTAGCCCGGCAGCTCGAAGCCGGTTTAAGCTCGTTCAGCTTCAGACTTATCGGAAAAGACGGTGGGGTGAAAGCATTCAGCGATGAAATGGTATCCCCTGAATGGCTTTTTGGTATCATCGATCGCATGCCTATGCGGCAGCGCGAAATCAGAAACCGGTAA